Proteins encoded in a region of the Campylobacter geochelonis genome:
- a CDS encoding TonB C-terminal domain-containing protein: MQTKKVGVNFPELSSLLVAIIIYIFAISALLYTATKSELASVKYTKDKDAYMDIYLQDIDDSPTPIAPQKADTKEKNIDKKAEKPDEEEKLKTTNKKVEEAPKKTEKAKSEDKAKEEKTTLSPLAQKQVDENKTSKKEPEKVVKKEDSLSDLFASIDQDAIKKNEEAVQSRKKSDKVTTGATKKNTSTQNATTKGDEARGKSQRTGVYNKFIGEVDSTLTNIWSTYRALPNQDATVEITIDKNGKLSYTITQLSFSTEFNQKFRDFLSRVERIQFPSPPDGKPYIHRYKMKDLINN; the protein is encoded by the coding sequence ATGCAAACCAAAAAAGTTGGCGTAAATTTTCCAGAGCTTTCATCGCTTCTAGTAGCTATAATCATATATATTTTTGCTATATCAGCGTTACTTTATACGGCGACTAAAAGTGAGCTTGCATCTGTAAAATATACAAAAGATAAAGATGCCTATATGGATATTTATCTGCAAGATATAGATGACTCGCCAACACCAATCGCACCTCAAAAAGCAGATACTAAAGAGAAAAATATAGATAAAAAAGCAGAGAAACCAGATGAAGAAGAAAAACTTAAAACTACAAATAAAAAAGTAGAAGAAGCTCCTAAAAAAACAGAAAAAGCTAAAAGCGAAGATAAAGCAAAAGAGGAAAAAACCACGCTATCTCCACTTGCGCAAAAACAAGTTGATGAGAATAAAACATCTAAAAAAGAGCCAGAAAAAGTGGTAAAAAAAGAGGATAGTTTAAGTGATCTTTTTGCTAGCATTGATCAAGATGCTATTAAGAAAAACGAAGAAGCGGTTCAAAGCAGAAAAAAAAGCGACAAAGTAACGACTGGTGCGACTAAGAAAAACACAAGCACTCAAAATGCAACCACCAAAGGCGACGAGGCTCGAGGAAAGTCACAAAGAACAGGCGTTTATAATAAATTTATAGGCGAGGTTGATAGTACGCTAACAAACATATGGTCAACGTATCGTGCGCTACCAAACCAAGATGCTACAGTTGAGATAACTATAGATAAAAACGGAAAGCTAAGTTATACTATAACGCAGCTTTCTTTTAGTACTGAATTTAATCAAAAATTTAGAGATTTTCTATCTCGCGTCGAGCGCATACAGTTCCCTTCGCCACCAGATGGCAAGCCTTATATACACAGATACAAGATGAAAGATCTGATAAATAACTAG
- the tolB gene encoding Tol-Pal system protein TolB yields the protein MKKIFLIFSFCLALFADDATTTIVNQGVSLPKIVVQDASNLSDVNLQNQFFKLMVGDLKVGATFEVDSSYYQSSYDGDYTTNLASTPALIVRYEVSGSKNSSMSLKTKVLNATNGSVVYESKFDMQDGNKFPFLAHRVVAEIVKSLGYSDVDWMNKMILFSRYTSAKTSEILIADYTLTYQKSVVNGGLNIFPKWAGAAQEAFYYTTYINGNIPTIYKYNLSNGGKSQIFTGRGMTIASDVSLDGSKLLITDAPEEQADIFIYDMRSRSKTKVTNYPGIDVNGNFVDNDSRVVFVSDRLGYPNIFAQDIGSGNVEQMVFHGKNNNSISTNGSYIVYSSRESNGEFNIYMISTQTDYIRQLTAGGKNMFPRFSSDGGSIIYIKDSGYQSAVGIIRVNENRSFQFPLKIGKIQSLDW from the coding sequence GTGAAAAAAATTTTTTTAATTTTTTCATTTTGTTTAGCTCTTTTTGCAGATGATGCAACGACAACTATCGTAAATCAAGGCGTTTCTTTACCCAAGATAGTTGTCCAAGATGCATCAAATTTAAGTGATGTAAATTTGCAAAACCAGTTTTTTAAACTTATGGTTGGTGATTTAAAAGTTGGAGCAACTTTTGAAGTAGATAGTAGTTATTACCAAAGCTCATATGATGGAGATTACACTACAAATTTAGCTTCAACTCCAGCGCTGATTGTAAGATATGAAGTAAGTGGTTCTAAAAACTCATCTATGAGTCTTAAAACAAAGGTTTTAAATGCAACTAATGGAAGCGTTGTTTATGAGTCTAAATTTGATATGCAAGATGGAAACAAATTCCCATTTTTAGCTCATCGCGTGGTTGCTGAGATAGTTAAGAGTTTGGGTTATTCAGATGTTGATTGGATGAACAAGATGATACTTTTTTCAAGATACACATCTGCAAAAACAAGTGAAATTTTAATAGCCGATTATACTTTAACTTATCAAAAAAGCGTGGTTAATGGCGGCTTAAATATATTTCCAAAATGGGCAGGAGCCGCCCAAGAGGCATTTTACTACACAACTTATATAAATGGAAATATTCCAACTATTTATAAATATAATCTTTCAAATGGCGGAAAAAGTCAAATATTTACCGGTAGAGGCATGACTATAGCGTCTGATGTTAGCCTTGATGGCTCAAAACTGCTTATAACAGATGCGCCAGAAGAGCAAGCAGATATTTTTATATATGATATGAGAAGTAGAAGTAAAACAAAGGTAACAAACTATCCAGGAATCGATGTTAATGGAAATTTTGTTGATAATGACAGTAGGGTTGTTTTTGTAAGCGATAGACTTGGTTATCCAAATATTTTCGCGCAAGATATAGGTAGCGGAAATGTCGAACAGATGGTATTTCATGGTAAAAATAACAACTCGATTAGCACAAATGGAAGTTATATAGTCTATTCAAGTCGTGAAAGTAATGGAGAATTTAACATATATATGATATCAACTCAAACTGATTATATCAGACAGCTAACAGCTGGTGGTAAAAATATGTTCCCTAGATTTTCAAGCGATGGCGGAAGTATTATTTATATAAAAGATTCAGGTTATCAAAGTGCGGTTGGTATAATAAGAGTTAATGAAAACAGAAGTTTTCAATTTCCATTAAAAATCGGTAAAATTCAATCTTTGGATTGGTGA
- a CDS encoding OmpA family protein, translated as MKHIVLTSVAVVALFVAGCSKKTPEVDMSQTQMTDAEKLAQLASQIQNDVQNVYFDFDKYNVKADQKPVVNSNAALFNQAGAEALNVKVEGNCDEWGTDEYNYALGLKRAKAVKDALVSEGINADRVSVVSYGESNPVCTDKTKSCDAQNRRDEFKVSF; from the coding sequence ATGAAACATATAGTTTTAACTTCAGTAGCAGTAGTTGCTCTTTTTGTAGCTGGTTGTAGCAAGAAAACTCCAGAGGTTGACATGAGTCAAACTCAAATGACAGATGCTGAGAAGCTTGCGCAACTTGCATCACAAATTCAAAACGATGTTCAAAATGTATATTTTGACTTCGATAAATACAATGTAAAAGCTGATCAAAAACCAGTTGTAAACAGCAATGCAGCACTTTTCAACCAAGCTGGCGCAGAGGCTTTAAATGTTAAAGTAGAAGGCAACTGCGATGAGTGGGGAACAGATGAGTATAACTATGCGCTTGGCTTAAAAAGAGCGAAAGCTGTAAAAGATGCTTTGGTTAGTGAAGGTATCAACGCTGATAGAGTTTCTGTAGTAAGCTATGGCGAGAGCAATCCGGTTTGTACAGATAAAACAAAATCTTGCGATGCTCAAAACAGACGTGATGAATTTAAAGTTTCTTTCTAA
- a CDS encoding tetratricopeptide repeat protein — protein MKKILLMVALIGATSFTFAEEVSVFEAGNIASDNPYGLTENEQVLLANKKRVDNIQATLKTHEEDIVGLRSVLEGSNSQISKLESRVSDLEIRTTGKVSKLADKSASTVTSEDIAGLKKDIQELKAQIAVINQKLGTQGVKKNENLVQKSDEKVVQAKKTTTKTQEKSSQTQTKKPAKKVVAFDDMKKEDIIQDAQDLFNKKEFSKAKVNYDYLASKNYKPAFTNFMLGEISYNQKSYSSAITSYQKSIKHKDDATYMPTLLSHTAISLEKIGDKSSADKFYSVLKSKYPNSAEAKAIKK, from the coding sequence ATGAAGAAAATTTTATTAATGGTGGCTCTTATAGGAGCCACTTCTTTCACTTTTGCTGAGGAAGTTTCTGTTTTTGAAGCGGGTAATATAGCTTCTGATAATCCATACGGACTTACAGAAAATGAACAAGTACTTCTTGCTAATAAAAAAAGAGTTGATAACATACAAGCTACTTTAAAAACCCACGAAGAAGATATAGTTGGTTTAAGAAGCGTTCTTGAGGGTTCAAATTCTCAAATTTCAAAACTTGAAAGCAGAGTGTCTGATTTAGAGATTAGAACTACTGGAAAAGTTAGTAAGTTAGCAGACAAATCGGCATCTACAGTAACAAGCGAAGATATTGCAGGATTAAAAAAAGATATACAAGAGTTAAAAGCACAAATTGCAGTGATTAATCAAAAGCTTGGAACACAAGGCGTAAAAAAAAATGAAAATTTAGTTCAAAAAAGCGATGAAAAGGTAGTTCAAGCCAAAAAAACTACTACTAAAACACAAGAAAAATCAAGCCAAACTCAAACAAAAAAACCAGCAAAAAAGGTCGTGGCTTTCGATGATATGAAAAAAGAAGATATTATACAAGATGCACAAGATCTTTTTAACAAAAAAGAGTTCTCAAAAGCAAAAGTAAATTATGATTATTTAGCTAGTAAAAATTATAAACCAGCTTTTACAAATTTTATGCTTGGAGAAATTTCGTATAATCAAAAGTCATATTCTAGCGCTATAACTAGCTATCAAAAAAGTATCAAACACAAAGATGATGCAACCTACATGCCAACGCTTCTTAGCCATACAGCAATCAGCTTAGAAAAAATAGGCGATAAAAGTAGTGCTGATAAATTCTACAGTGTGTTAAAGAGCAAATACCCAAATAGTGCAGAAGCAAAAGCTATAAAAAAATAA
- a CDS encoding FKBP-type peptidyl-prolyl cis-trans isomerase, which produces MANNRVITMFYELKDANSGELLETNWDKEPISFVTGLGQILQKLEDDVVNLENNDEKTIKIEAKEGIGEYNNEAVQSLPKEQFAGIELVEGMELFGQGEDGSTARVIVKAIGDEEVMIDFNHPYAGKDLEFKVKIVENREADADEAASGVVAGAASCACGNGGGHHHGEEGGCCGGHGHHSDEDECCGGEHHGQNGGCCGKHKA; this is translated from the coding sequence ATGGCTAATAACAGAGTAATAACTATGTTTTATGAGCTAAAAGATGCTAATAGTGGCGAACTTTTAGAGACAAATTGGGACAAAGAGCCTATATCATTTGTAACAGGACTTGGTCAAATTTTACAAAAACTTGAAGATGATGTTGTAAATTTAGAAAATAATGATGAAAAAACTATCAAAATTGAGGCAAAAGAAGGTATAGGCGAGTATAACAACGAAGCTGTTCAAAGCTTACCAAAAGAGCAATTTGCAGGTATTGAGCTAGTAGAAGGCATGGAGCTTTTTGGTCAAGGCGAAGATGGTTCAACTGCTAGAGTTATCGTTAAAGCAATCGGCGATGAAGAGGTTATGATAGATTTTAACCACCCATATGCTGGAAAAGATTTAGAGTTTAAAGTAAAGATAGTAGAAAACAGAGAAGCTGACGCTGATGAAGCAGCAAGTGGCGTAGTAGCAGGTGCGGCATCTTGTGCATGCGGAAATGGTGGCGGACATCACCATGGTGAAGAAGGCGGATGTTGTGGTGGGCATGGACACCATAGTGATGAAGATGAGTGTTGTGGTGGCGAGCATCATGGACAAAATGGTGGATGCTGCGGAAAACACAAGGCGTAA
- the fabD gene encoding ACP S-malonyltransferase, producing the protein MKYAFIFPGQGSQAVGMGKEIYENFVQAREILDRASDFCSIDFKKLLFEPNDNLAISEFTQPAIVLNSFMCYLALEESMALKADLTLGHSLGEFSALGVSGGLDLIDTIKLVNSRGKFMQAACEGKNASMMVILGLEDSKVEEICQNARENGAQVWAANYNCDGQIVVAGNKDDLAKLESTFKEAGAKRAMLLNMSVASHCPTLKDASENLVKELEPLIKDEFDPVVSNVIARAYTSKDEALQLLKAQLVKPVLYKQSIENIDSSVDCYVEFGAGVLKGMNKKITSKPTYSITDIKSLEEFMSFAKGEF; encoded by the coding sequence ATGAAATACGCTTTTATTTTCCCTGGTCAAGGCTCACAAGCTGTTGGCATGGGCAAAGAGATATATGAAAATTTTGTTCAAGCAAGAGAAATTTTAGATAGAGCAAGCGATTTTTGCAGTATTGATTTTAAAAAATTGCTATTTGAGCCAAATGATAATTTGGCTATCTCTGAGTTTACTCAACCGGCAATAGTGCTAAATTCTTTCATGTGTTATTTAGCCCTTGAAGAGAGTATGGCTTTAAAAGCAGATTTAACTCTTGGGCACTCTTTGGGCGAATTTAGCGCTCTTGGAGTGAGCGGTGGGCTTGATTTGATTGATACTATAAAGCTAGTAAACAGTAGAGGTAAATTTATGCAAGCAGCTTGCGAAGGTAAAAATGCCTCTATGATGGTGATTTTAGGTCTTGAAGATAGCAAAGTTGAAGAAATTTGTCAAAATGCTAGAGAAAATGGCGCTCAAGTTTGGGCAGCAAACTACAACTGCGATGGACAAATCGTCGTCGCTGGAAACAAAGATGACTTAGCCAAATTAGAAAGCACATTTAAAGAAGCTGGCGCAAAAAGAGCTATGCTTTTAAACATGAGCGTAGCTAGTCACTGTCCGACACTAAAAGATGCGAGTGAAAATTTAGTAAAAGAGTTAGAGCCACTTATAAAAGATGAATTTGATCCCGTTGTATCAAACGTGATAGCTAGAGCATATACAAGCAAAGATGAAGCGTTACAACTTTTAAAAGCGCAACTTGTTAAGCCGGTTTTATATAAACAAAGCATAGAAAACATCGATTCTAGCGTTGATTGCTATGTTGAGTTTGGCGCTGGTGTTTTAAAAGGAATGAATAAAAAAATCACCTCTAAGCCAACTTATTCGATAACTGATATAAAAAGCCTTGAAGAGTTTATGAGCTTTGCTAAGGGTGAGTTTTGA
- a CDS encoding 5'-methylthioadenosine/adenosylhomocysteine nucleosidase: MKVAILGAMPEEIAPLLERIETKEIDYANNKFYLANYKNHELIIAYSKIGKVNSTMSATIMREKFGAEVLLFTGVAGALKTGLKIGDVLFATKVVQHDLDISAFGHPFGFVPGSPVFVETDKRLNKIAVDVANELGINLTSGIIASGDQFVCDESRKEWILRTFDAAAVEMEGASVGQVCFALGMPFFIMRAISDEAGEKAEFDFDEFMVNSAKTSANFVLKMVDRL; encoded by the coding sequence TTGAAAGTGGCTATTTTAGGTGCTATGCCAGAAGAAATCGCACCACTTTTAGAACGAATTGAAACTAAAGAGATTGATTACGCTAATAATAAATTTTATCTAGCAAACTATAAAAACCACGAGCTTATCATCGCTTATTCAAAGATAGGCAAGGTAAACTCAACGATGAGCGCTACTATAATGCGTGAAAAATTTGGTGCTGAAGTTTTGCTTTTTACCGGCGTGGCTGGAGCTTTAAAAACTGGACTTAAAATCGGCGATGTGCTTTTTGCTACTAAAGTAGTGCAGCACGATCTTGATATCTCTGCTTTTGGGCACCCTTTTGGATTTGTTCCTGGAAGCCCTGTTTTTGTAGAAACTGATAAGAGGTTAAATAAAATCGCAGTTGATGTTGCAAACGAACTTGGTATAAATTTAACCAGCGGAATTATTGCAAGTGGAGATCAGTTTGTTTGTGATGAGAGTAGAAAAGAGTGGATTTTACGCACTTTTGATGCTGCTGCTGTAGAGATGGAAGGGGCAAGTGTTGGGCAAGTTTGCTTTGCGCTTGGTATGCCATTTTTTATAATGAGAGCAATCAGCGATGAAGCTGGCGAAAAAGCGGAGTTTGATTTTGATGAGTTTATGGTAAATTCGGCAAAAACAAGTGCAAATTTTGTTTTAAAGATGGTTGATAGGTTATGA
- a CDS encoding tRNA 2-thiocytidine biosynthesis TtcA family protein, with the protein MIELSKKLLRVVGQTNAKYSMFEAGDKILLGLSGGKDSMVLAHLLKHFSRVSPLDWEFQTATLSYGIGEDFSAVSAHLKEHKIPHHVINSRIFEYGKEKIRENTTFCSFCSRMRRGYLYSYAIENGFNKIAIAHHFDDAAESFFMNLTYNGALRTLAPKYTAENGLVLIRPLILARERQLRDCAIKNELPIMNEEDSCPAKQYGNKEPRARAETKELLAKFEKENPKFFISLKSAFENIHTDTFFNC; encoded by the coding sequence ATGATTGAACTTAGCAAAAAGCTTTTGCGTGTAGTTGGACAGACTAACGCAAAATACAGTATGTTTGAAGCTGGAGATAAAATTTTGCTAGGATTAAGTGGCGGAAAAGATAGTATGGTTTTAGCTCATTTGCTAAAACATTTTTCGCGCGTTAGTCCGCTAGATTGGGAGTTTCAAACTGCAACTTTAAGCTATGGTATAGGTGAGGATTTTAGCGCAGTTTCAGCTCATCTTAAAGAGCATAAAATCCCTCATCATGTGATAAATAGTAGAATTTTTGAGTATGGTAAGGAAAAAATTCGCGAAAATACGACATTTTGCAGCTTTTGTAGTCGCATGAGAAGAGGTTATCTTTATAGTTATGCGATTGAAAATGGTTTTAACAAAATCGCTATCGCGCACCATTTTGACGATGCTGCGGAGAGTTTTTTTATGAATTTAACCTATAATGGTGCTTTAAGAACTCTTGCGCCAAAGTATACTGCCGAAAATGGGTTGGTTTTAATCCGCCCATTGATTTTAGCAAGAGAGCGCCAACTAAGGGATTGTGCTATAAAAAACGAATTGCCGATAATGAACGAAGAGGACTCTTGTCCAGCCAAACAATACGGCAACAAAGAGCCGCGCGCAAGAGCTGAAACAAAAGAGCTTTTGGCTAAATTTGAAAAAGAAAATCCGAAATTTTTCATAAGCTTAAAATCTGCTTTTGAAAACATACACACAGATACATTTTTTAACTGTTAG
- the bioA gene encoding adenosylmethionine--8-amino-7-oxononanoate transaminase, whose amino-acid sequence MNSFFITATNTDVGKTFITCAILQAFLDAKFNAKAIKPVQTGCEICDGKLKAPDVKEYERINPKNDYEPLFALKFPASPHFSANLENVEIKMSAILRYIENHAKNADITLVEGAGGLFVPLNESENFIDVISASQIPAILVAKNELGCLNHILLSIEALQNRGVKIPLLVLNFHDENDEICLSNLDFLRAKFKGEIVCVPNQKDASIKTAAAKFSTFVKTQSKLLKEQIFKNDNLEFDKKHLWHPYTSALHPLKTHEVIYAKGAKIYTKSGELIDGMSSWWCEIHGYNNDELNAAATAQIHKFSHVMFGGLTHEMAINLGKKLLEIMPEFNQIFYSDSGSVSVEVALKMALQYQQNKNKEKNQILTVLGGYHGDTFGAMSVCDPQNGMHFLFNGVLAKQIFAPKPKCAFNKDFDPHSLDEISQIFQQNQNKIAALIIEPIVQGAGGMWFYHPKYLRGLRKLCDKFGALLIFDEIATGFGRTGEMFAYQHAGISPDIITIGKALTGGFMSFAATLTTKEVAHGISQNGGVFMHGPTFMANPLACAVSLKSIEILMRSNWRENVAKIEQILKQELAKCAKFSVVRDVRVLGAIGVVELKEDVNVQSLQEFFVLRGVWIRPFGKNIYLMPPFIISKDELVKLTDAVCVAIKEDKFRG is encoded by the coding sequence ATGAACTCTTTTTTTATAACTGCGACAAATACAGATGTTGGCAAAACTTTTATAACTTGTGCTATTTTACAAGCTTTTTTAGATGCTAAATTTAATGCAAAAGCGATAAAGCCGGTTCAAACTGGTTGCGAAATTTGTGATGGAAAACTTAAAGCGCCAGATGTAAAAGAGTATGAAAGAATAAATCCTAAAAACGACTATGAGCCACTTTTTGCTCTTAAATTTCCAGCCTCTCCACACTTTAGTGCAAATTTAGAAAATGTAGAAATAAAAATGAGCGCGATTTTACGATATATAGAAAATCACGCAAAAAATGCCGATATAACGCTAGTTGAAGGCGCTGGTGGGCTTTTTGTTCCTTTAAACGAGAGTGAAAATTTCATCGATGTTATAAGCGCTAGTCAAATTCCAGCAATTTTAGTAGCTAAAAATGAGCTTGGATGTTTAAACCACATACTACTTAGCATTGAAGCTTTACAAAATCGTGGCGTTAAAATTCCGCTTTTAGTGCTAAATTTTCATGATGAAAATGATGAAATTTGTCTTTCAAATTTAGATTTTTTAAGAGCTAAATTTAAAGGCGAAATTGTTTGCGTACCAAATCAAAAAGATGCTAGTATAAAAACAGCGGCGGCTAAATTTAGCACTTTTGTCAAAACTCAAAGCAAGCTTTTAAAAGAGCAAATTTTTAAAAACGATAACCTTGAATTTGATAAAAAACATCTTTGGCACCCTTACACCTCGGCACTTCATCCACTTAAAACACATGAGGTTATATATGCAAAAGGTGCTAAAATTTACACAAAAAGTGGTGAGTTAATCGATGGTATGAGTTCGTGGTGGTGCGAAATTCATGGGTATAACAACGACGAGTTAAACGCGGCTGCAACGGCGCAAATTCATAAATTCTCACATGTTATGTTTGGTGGGCTAACGCATGAGATGGCTATCAATTTAGGCAAAAAACTGCTTGAAATCATGCCTGAATTTAATCAAATTTTTTATAGCGATAGCGGTTCAGTTAGCGTTGAAGTTGCCCTGAAAATGGCACTTCAATACCAACAAAACAAAAACAAAGAAAAAAATCAAATCCTAACAGTGCTTGGCGGATATCATGGCGATACGTTTGGGGCGATGAGTGTGTGTGACCCACAAAATGGCATGCACTTTTTGTTTAATGGTGTTTTAGCAAAGCAGATTTTTGCTCCTAAGCCAAAATGCGCGTTTAACAAGGATTTTGACCCGCATTCTCTTGATGAGATAAGCCAGATTTTCCAACAAAATCAAAACAAAATCGCAGCTTTAATCATAGAACCAATTGTTCAAGGGGCTGGTGGAATGTGGTTTTATCACCCTAAATATCTTCGTGGACTTAGGAAGTTGTGTGATAAGTTTGGTGCGCTTTTGATTTTTGATGAGATTGCGACTGGATTTGGAAGAACGGGCGAGATGTTTGCATATCAACACGCTGGAATTTCTCCTGATATTATAACCATAGGCAAGGCTCTAACTGGTGGATTTATGAGCTTTGCGGCGACTTTGACGACAAAAGAAGTAGCGCATGGTATAAGCCAAAATGGCGGAGTTTTCATGCATGGACCAACCTTTATGGCAAATCCTTTAGCATGTGCGGTAAGTCTTAAAAGCATAGAGATTTTAATGCGTTCAAATTGGCGTGAAAATGTAGCTAAAATAGAACAAATTTTAAAACAAGAGCTTGCAAAATGTGCTAAATTTAGCGTAGTTCGTGATGTTCGCGTTCTTGGAGCTATTGGCGTGGTGGAGCTAAAAGAAGATGTAAATGTGCAAAGCTTGCAAGAGTTTTTTGTCTTGCGTGGAGTTTGGATACGTCCATTTGGTAAAAATATATATCTTATGCCGCCATTTATCATCTCAAAAGATGAGCTTGTAAAGCTAACAGATGCGGTTTGCGTAGCGATTAAAGAGGATAAATTCAGAGGATAA
- a CDS encoding thiamine-phosphate kinase → MDKESYIFNKFKNSLNGDDGAVVGKCVYSKDLFVEGVHFRREWMSLTQIATKSMLVNISDAIAMNAVPKYALLGVSLPKDISVGEIDELTNGFLKIAREYGVQIIGGDTISDEKIVISITIISKTKNPIYRKGASNGDLLAFTGNLGDVKKEFEILENGGKISNDSKFYIPNLKDKFFYKVAKFINAAMDISDGLSKDLSRLLKVNSLGFKPLLKLSKDELCSGEEYEILFAFKPKFKDKILKIACKTNTKITIFGQCVELDENTKFINKCKEHHF, encoded by the coding sequence TTGGACAAAGAAAGCTATATATTTAACAAATTTAAAAACTCGCTAAACGGCGATGATGGCGCAGTTGTTGGCAAGTGTGTTTATAGTAAGGATTTGTTTGTTGAGGGTGTGCATTTTAGGCGAGAGTGGATGAGTCTAACTCAAATCGCAACTAAAAGTATGCTAGTAAATATCTCTGATGCAATTGCTATGAATGCTGTTCCAAAATACGCGCTTTTGGGAGTTTCCTTGCCAAAAGATATAAGCGTTGGCGAGATTGATGAACTTACAAATGGGTTTTTAAAAATTGCGCGTGAGTATGGGGTGCAAATCATCGGTGGCGATACAATCAGCGATGAAAAAATCGTTATTAGTATAACAATCATCTCAAAAACAAAAAATCCGATTTATAGAAAAGGTGCTAGCAATGGGGATTTGCTAGCTTTTACTGGAAATTTGGGAGATGTAAAAAAAGAGTTTGAAATCCTTGAAAATGGTGGTAAGATTTCAAATGATTCTAAATTCTACATTCCAAATTTAAAAGACAAATTTTTTTACAAAGTGGCTAAATTCATCAATGCGGCGATGGATATAAGCGATGGTTTAAGTAAAGATTTAAGTCGTTTGCTTAAGGTAAATTCTTTAGGATTTAAGCCGCTTTTAAAGCTTAGCAAAGATGAGCTTTGTAGTGGCGAAGAGTATGAAATTCTTTTTGCTTTTAAGCCAAAATTTAAAGATAAAATTTTAAAAATCGCTTGCAAAACTAATACTAAAATAACCATTTTTGGGCAGTGCGTTGAACTAGATGAGAATACAAAATTTATAAATAAGTGCAAAGAGCACCATTTTTAG
- a CDS encoding DMT family transporter: MNWIYLIVGGLFEAGFSASLAKAGQSDGLKFWLYIGAFLLSVGLSMFLLYKAMSGDNAIAVGTAYTVWAGIGAALSVVCGIVFFGDAVSFWRIFFLTTLILSIIGLKIVS; the protein is encoded by the coding sequence ATGAACTGGATATATTTGATAGTTGGCGGTCTTTTTGAGGCTGGGTTTTCGGCGAGTTTAGCTAAAGCTGGGCAAAGTGATGGGCTTAAGTTTTGGCTTTATATAGGTGCATTTTTACTAAGTGTTGGCTTGAGTATGTTTTTACTGTATAAAGCCATGAGTGGGGATAATGCCATAGCTGTTGGGACTGCTTATACTGTTTGGGCTGGAATCGGCGCGGCACTTAGCGTGGTTTGTGGGATAGTCTTTTTTGGCGATGCGGTATCGTTTTGGCGGATATTTTTCTTAACTACGCTGATTTTATCAATCATAGGTCTTAAAATTGTAAGTTAA
- the recO gene encoding recombination protein RecO: MQGYILQIQKIKDEDCIVYILTNSSLVKSYRFYGARHSKITQGYKLDFELEHSMTFLPRLVNTMHLGHRWLINRDKLFLWQQFIRLFYEHLKELNDVEEIYFNVLEECALKLDKQNAKRLFIEAYAKILDAEGRLHNCDFCFLCDYEIGDKVALARGFLPSHEHCMNQNGFDKDEIEEFFKTKKSLNLSDETVNRLYNILLDGF; the protein is encoded by the coding sequence ATGCAAGGATATATTTTACAAATTCAAAAAATAAAAGATGAAGACTGCATTGTCTACATTTTAACTAACTCTTCGCTAGTCAAATCATACAGATTTTATGGAGCTAGGCACTCTAAAATCACGCAAGGTTACAAGCTTGATTTTGAGTTAGAGCACTCGATGACTTTTTTACCACGCCTTGTAAACACAATGCACCTTGGGCATAGATGGCTTATAAATCGTGATAAACTTTTTTTATGGCAGCAGTTTATCAGGCTATTTTATGAACATTTAAAAGAGTTAAATGATGTTGAAGAAATTTATTTTAACGTGCTTGAAGAGTGCGCACTAAAGCTTGATAAACAAAACGCAAAACGCCTTTTTATCGAAGCTTACGCTAAGATTTTAGATGCTGAAGGAAGGCTTCATAATTGCGATTTTTGTTTTTTGTGCGATTATGAGATTGGTGATAAAGTAGCACTTGCAAGAGGTTTTTTACCATCGCATGAGCACTGTATGAATCAAAATGGCTTTGATAAAGATGAGATTGAAGAGTTTTTTAAAACAAAAAAAAGCCTAAATTTAAGTGATGAAACTGTAAATAGGCTTTATAATATCTTGCTTGATGGGTTTTAA